The nucleotide sequence CCCGTCCGCCGGACGACCAGCACATGCTCGATCGCGTTGTCGCCGGCGACCGCCGCATCCGCATTCGCCTTGACAGCCACGGCGGATCCCCGGCGGAACTGCCCGTCGGAGGTCACCAGCAGTTTGGCTCCCGTGTCCTCCACGCGGAAGCGCAGCGCCTCTGCCGAGAAGCCACCGAACACGAGCGAGTGGATGGCGCCCACGCGCGCGATCGCCAGGGTGATGACGACCGTCTCGGGGATGACGGGGAGGTACACGACGACGCGGTCCCCCTTCCCGACGCCCAACGCCGTGAGGGCGTTCGCCGCCTGCGCCACCCGCCGCTGAAGGTCCGCGTATGTGATCGTCTCGCGGTCGCCCGGCTCGCCCTCGAAGTGCAGGGCGACGCGGTCGCCCCGGCCGGCGGCGACGTGTCGGTCGACGCAGTTGACGGCCGCGTTGAGGCGGCCGCCCGCGAACCACTCGGCCCGCGGCACCGTCAGCTCGCCGTCGTCACCGGGCGCGGCCGGTTGCCACGTGTGTGCCGTGTGCCATGGTTCCGCCCAATCGAGGCGGGCGGCCTGGCGCTCCCAGAAGGCCACCGGGTCGGCGGCGGCCTCCGCGAACACGGAGGCGTCGACGTTCGCCTGCGCCGCGAACTCCTCGGATGGCCGGTACAGCCGCGTCTCGCGGCCCAGGTTCTCGATCGGGGTGCTCACCCTCCGACGCTATCCGCCCCACCGCCTGCGCCCCTCCGCCCTCGCAACCTTCCGTAACCCGGCGCATCCCCAACGTCGAGTCCGCAAACTTTGCACGCCGCGACGGCGATTCGTGTGCAATTTGTGCGGACTCGACGGTGGGGGGTGAGGGGTCAGGCGCCGACGTAGCGGGCGAGGTGCTCGCCGGTGAGAGTGGAGCGGGCGACGACGAGGTCGGCGGGGGTGCCCTCGAAGACGAGCCGGCCGCCGTCGTGGCCGGCTCCGGGACCGAGGTCGATGATCCAGTCGGCGTGCGCCATCACGGCCTGGTGGTGCTCGATCACGATCACCGACTTTCCCGCGTCGACGAGCCGATCGAGCAGTCCGAGCAGCTGCTCCACGTCTGCCAGGTGCAGACCGGTCGTCGGCTCGTCGAGCACGTACACCCCGCCCTTCTCGGCCATGTGCGTCGCCAGCTTGAGCCGCTGCCGTTCGCCGCCCGAGAGCGTGGTGAGCGGCTGACCGATCGTCAGATAGCCGAGCCCCACATCCGACAGCCGCTGCAGGATGGCGTGCGCAGCGGGCAGCTTCGCCTCCCCTCCCGCGAAGAACTCCTCGGCCTCGGTGACCGGCATCGCCAGCACCTCACTGATGTCGCGGCCACCCAGGTGGTACTCGAGCACCGACTCGTCGAAGCGCTTGCCCTCGCACACCTCGCACACCGTCGAGACGCCGGCCATCACGCCGAGGTCGGTGTAGATGACGCCGGCGCCATTGCAGTTCGGGCACGCGCCCTCGGAGTTGGCGCTGAACAGAGCGGGCTTCACCCCGTTGGCCTTCGCGAACGCCTTGCGGATCGGCTCCAGCATCCCGGTGTAGGTCGCCGGGTTGCTGCGGCGCGAGCCGCGGATCGCGCCCTGATCGACCGACACGACGCCGTCGCGCGGCGCCACGGACCCGTGGATGAGGGAGCTCTTCCCCGACCCGGCCACCCCCGTGACGACCACCAGCACGCCGAGCGGGATGTCGACATCCACGCCCTGCAGGTTGTGCTCGGAGGCGCCGCGCACCTCGAGTGCTCCCTTCGGCGTCCGCACCGCCTTCTTGAGGTGCGCGCGGTCGTCGAGGTGCCGCCCGGTGAGGGTGTCGCTCGAGCGGAGCTCCTCCACCGTGCCCTCGAAGACGACCTCGCCTCCGGCCGAGCCGGCTCGCGGACCGAGGTCCACGACGTGGTCCGCGATCGCGATCGCCTCCGGCTTGTGCTCGACCACGAGCACCGTGTTCCCCTTGTCGCGCAGCTGCAACAGCAGCTCGTTCATCCGCTGGATGTCGTGCGGATGCAGCCCGACGGTCGGCTCGTCGAAGACATACGTGACATCGGTGAGCGACGACCCCAGGTGGCGGATCATCTTCGTGCGCTGCGCCTCGCCGCCCGACAGCGTGCCGGAGGGGCGGTCGAGCGACAGGTAGCCGAGGCCGATGTCGACGAACGAGTCGAGCAGGTGCTGCAGGTTCTTGATCAGTGGACGGACGGACGGCTCATCGAGCCCGCGCACCCAGTCCGACAGGTCGGTGATCTGCATGGCACAGGCGTCGGCGATGCTGATGCCGGCGATCTTCGACGACCGCGCGCCCTCGCTCAGCCGGGTGCCGCCGCATTCGGGACACGTCGCGAAGGTGACGGCGCGCTCCACGAACGCGCGGATGTGCGGCTGCATCGCGTCGACATCCTTCGACAGCATCGACTTCTGGACCTTGGGGACGAGTCCCTCGTAGGTCATGTTGATGCCCTCGATCTTCACCTTGACCGGCTCTTTGTAGAGGAAGTCCTGGCGTTCTTGCTCGGTGAACTCGCGGATCGGCTTGTCCGCGGGCACGAAGCCCGAGCTTCCGATGATCCGCACCGCCCAGCCGTCGGCCGTGTAGCCCGGGATGGTGATGGCGCCCTCCGCGAGCGACTTGCTGTCGTCGAAGAGCTGGGTGAGGTCGATGTCGCTCACGCTGCCCATGCCCTCGCAGCGCGGGCACATGCCGCCGAGCTGCGTGAACTCGCGCGACTCCGTCTTGCCGCCGACGGTGATCGCGCCGCGTCCGGTGACCGAGGGGATGTTGAACGAGAAGGCCTGCGGCGAGCCGATGTGCGGCCGACCGAGCCGGCTGAACAGGATGCGCAGCATCGCGTTCGCGTCGGTCACCGTGCCGACCGTCGACCGCGCGTTCGCGCCCATGCGCTCCTGGTCGACGATGATGGCGGTCGTCAGCCCTTCGAGCACGTCGACGTCCGGTCGGGCCAGCGACGGCATGAATCCCTGGACGAACGCGCTGTAGGTCTCGTTGATCATGCGCTGCGACTCGGCGGCGATCGTGCCGAACACCAGCGAGCTCTTGCCCGACCCCGAGACGCCTGTGAACACCGTCAGCCGCCGCTTGGGCAGCTCGACGCTGACGTCTTTCAGGTTGTTCTCGCGCGCCCCCTGGACGCGGATCAGATCGTGGCTGTCGGCCGCTGCGGTCATGTCGAATCCCTCCGTCGAACGCGACCCACGGTATATCAGGCGGTCGATTCTGCGGCCAGGATGCGGTAACGCAGCCGGGCGAACTGACCGACCGCCTCCGCGGATTCGAGGTGCAGGCGGTCGGACTCCACCCGCCGCGGGAAGAGCGGCGCGCCGCCGGTCAGCGCGACCGGCGCGATCGACACCGCCAGCTCATCCAGCGCGCCTGCGTCGAAGAACTGCCCCGCCAGGTCCCCTCCCCCGACGACCCAGATGTCGCCGTCGCCCGCCGCCTCGCGGATCGCGGGCAGCGCATCCGCCACCGAGCCGGAGACGAAGCGGATGTCCGCTCCCTCGGGCACAGGAAGCTCGCGGTGGGTGAACACGAAGGTCGGGCGCGTGCCGTGGAATTCCTGCCACTTCTCCGGCGCCTCGAGGATGCCGCTCTCGCGCAGCACCCACTCGTACGTCGTGCGCCCCTCGACCATCACGGTCGCTCCACGGGGGATCAGGCTCTCGTCCGGCTCCTCTCCGCCGGGCACCGCGAACAGCCAGGACAGCGAGTCGTGCTCATCGGCGATCCACCCGTTGATGGTCGCGGCCGTGTCGAAGACGATTCTCCCCATGCGCCCGACGGTACCGGCCACCACCGACACGGTGGGAGCATGGTGCGCATGGATGCCGTCGACGCGCTGAACGAGATCGCCTTCTGGCTGGAGCGGGAGCTCGCCCCGAGCTTCAAAGTGCAGGCCTTCCGCCGCGCGGCAGCCACGATCGCGCCCTTCGACCAGGAGGAGCTCGCCGCGCGGGTCGCCGACGGCAGGCTCAAGCGCACCAAGGGCATCGGCGACCGTACCTTCCAGGTCATCGCGCAGGCGGTGGAGGGCAGCGTACCGGACTACCTGGCCGACCTGCGCGAGCGCAACGCACAGCCCCTCGAGACGGCAGGCGCGGACCTGCTCGCCCAGCTCCGAGGCGATCTGCACAGCCACACCGAGTGGTCGGACGGCACGGTCCCGATCGAGGTCATGGCCGCGGCCGCCGCGACGCTCGGCCGCGAGTACCAGGCGATCACCGACCACTCCCCCACGCTCACGGTGGCGAGCGGCCTCAGCGCCGAGCGCCTGGAGGAGCAGCTGGACGTCATCGCAAGACTCGACACCGGCTCCGTGACCCTGCTCCGCGGGATCGAGGTCGACATCCTCGAGGACGGCACACTCGATCAGACGCCCGACCTGCTGGACCGATTGGATGTGGTGGTCGGCAGTGTCCACTCCAAGCTCCGCTCCGACAAGCGGACGATGACGAAGCGCATGCTGGGCGGCATCCGCGACCCGCACACGAACGTCCTCGGCCACTGCACCGGCCGCCTGGTGCAGGGCTCGCGCGGCACCCGGCCGCCGTCGGAGTTCGATGCGGATGCGGTGTTCGCAGCGTGCGTCGAGAACCAGGTCGCCGTCGAGATCAACTCGCGGCCGGAACGTCAGGACCCGCCGGACGACCTCATCCAGCGCGCCCTCGACGCGGGATGCTTCTTCTCGATCGACACGGACGCGCACGCACCCGGCCAGCTCGACTTTCTCGCGTACGGCGCAGCGCGCGCCGCCGCGAACGGCGTTCCCGCCGACAGAATCATCACGACCTGGCCGCTGGACCGCCTGCGCACCTGGCTCGCCAAGTCCTGACGCCGCACCCCGCCCATCCCGCGTCGAAGTGCACGTAGTGGCGGCTATCCCGGCGGAATAGCCACCACTACGTGCACCTCGACGAGGGGGTCAGAGCCCCCAGGCGGAGGCGGGAGCCTGCACGATCTCGACTGGGCGCGTGCTCCAGTGCGTGCCGTTGCCGTAGTGGCTGGTCGCCCAGGGCGAGGCCCAGATCGCGGCGGCGGTCGCATCGGCGGAGGTGCCGGCTTCGAACCCGGCCACGATGTCCGGGTAGCCGCGCTGCAGGTTCTTCGCGCAGTACTCGGCGGCGGTGATCAGGTCCGGGTAGCTGCCGAGGCCCGCTCCACCGCCCGACCCGTAGCCGTTGTTGAGAGGATTGTTACGGTTCCACCAGTCCGGCGGACCGTTCTCCTGGCGCATCCAGCGCAGCATCACCGTCACGTTCGCGTCGGTCTGCGGCCAGCCGCCGAACATCAGCACCAGCTTCGCCCAGGCCTCGTTGGTGCCGACGCGGGCGAGCGTCTGCAGCCCGTCGGTCGCGCTCAGGTTCTCGCGGTTGACGACGGGGGCGGCGATCGTCGCATCCACCAGCAGCTCCTGGGCGGGCGCCGGTGCAGCCGCGGCGGCCGCAGTCGAGCCGGACGCGCCGTCACCCGGCGCGAGCGTCGTCGACGGCGCGACGAGGAGGGTGGATGCGAGCGCGTCATCCGTCGGAACGATCGAGAATCCGCACACCAGGCCGATGACCGCGAGGCTCACGCCGATGCGGTGCTGAAGCGGCAGCAGGGGGCGTCTCCGCGACCTCGGCAGCCGGATCCGCACGCGCTGCGTCGGCACAGCGGCGCGACGGCCTGCCGAGCGGCGGCCGCGGGAACGACGGGGGGCGGATGCGGAATGCATACCCGACGAAGGGTACCAGCGTCCCGCTGAATCGCCACCGGGAGTTCTAGCCGGTGACCTCGTTGAGGCGGCCGAGCAGCTCCGCCAGGCGACGCACATCCTTCTCGCCCCAACGCCGGAGACCCCGGTACAGCGTCGCCTGGTCGGCGGCGCGCACCTCGTTGACCTTCTCGATGGCCTCGGGCGTCGCCGCGATGAAGCTGGCCCGTCGGTCGGTCGGGTCGGTCTTGCGCTCGATGAAGCCCATGTCCTCCAGCAGCTTCACCTGCCGGCTGATCACGCTCTTGTCGGTGTAGAGCGTGGCGGCGAGGGCTCCGGCGTGGATGGGGCCGCTGCGCACGATCGTCGTCAGCAGTTTGTAGCTTCCCGGCTGCAGGTCCGGGTGGATGCGGACCGCACGGTCGCGCATGGCCGTGCCGACCTGGTTGAACAGCCGGGTGAACTGCTCCTCCACCTCGGAGATGGCCGCGTCGCTCGCCGGTTCCGGGGCGGCGGGAAGGGTGGCGGCGGAGCCCGCCGCCACCCGATCCGTGTTGTCCATGGCCGCGATCATAACGTGACCGTCTAGCGACCGTTCCCAGCCGGGCTGTCGCCGTCGCCGGCTCGCCGGACCGCGGCGACCGAACCGGTGGCCGGGGCGCCGATCAGGGCTTCCGCGACCTCCACCGCGTTCTCCTCCGCGGCCTCGAGCGGCGTCTCGCCGTTCTCCTCGCGCATCCGCTCGATGGCGGTCTTGCTGCCGAGCTTGATGTTCGGGAGGAAGAGGATGGCGATGACGGAGATGATCGCGAGCGGGACGGCGACCAGGAAGATGTCGGCGACGGCCTGGCCGTAGACCGACTCGACGATGGTCCGGATCGGCACCGGGAGGGTGTTGACCTCGGGGAGCGTCCCGCTCTGCAGCGACTTGGCGGCGGCGACGCCCTTCGCGCCGAGCTTGCCGACGGCGGTCAGCAGCTCCTGGTGGCGGTCGGCCATCATGTCCTTCACCGCGGTGCCCAGGATGGATCCCATCACCGAGACGCCGATGGTGCCGCCGAGGCTGCGGAAGAACGCGACGTTCGAGCTGGCGGCGCCGAGCTGGTCCGGGCGGACCGTGTTCTGGACGATGAGCACCAGGTTCTGCATGACCATGCCGACGCCGGCGCCGAGCACGAGCATGTAGAGGGAGACGAGCCCGTAGTTCGTGTCGTACTCGATGGTGCTCATCAGGTACAGGCCGGCGGTGAGCAGCACGGACCCGGCGATCATGAAGCCCTTCCACTTGCCGAACCGGCTGATCAGGTTGCCCACGATCATCGAGGAGAGCAGCAGTCCGAGGATCATCGGCAGCGTCAGCAGACCGGACTCCGTCGGCGTCGCGCCGCGGGCGAGCTGCATGTACTGACCGAGGAAGACGGACGTGCCGAACATGGCGACACCGACCGAGATCGACGCGATGACGGCGAGCGTGAACGTACGGTTCTTGAACATCCCGAGCGGGATGATCGGCTCCTTCACGACGAGCTCTGTCACGATCGTCGCGACGATGAGCGCGATCGAGCCTCCGACCATCCACATGGTCTCGGCGCTCCACCAGTCGAAGTTCTTGCCCGCGAGCGATACCCAGATGAGCAGGAGCGAGACGCCGGCCGCGAGGAAGATCGCGCCGAGGTAGTCGATGCGCACCTTCCGCGCCGGACGCTTCGGCAGGCGAAGCGTGAACTGGAGCAGGATGATCGCGACCACCGCGACGGGCACGCCGACGAAGAAGTTCCAGCGCCAGCCGATCGAGTCGGTCAGCAGGCCGCCGATCAGCGGGCCGCCGACCGTTCCGACGGCCATGACACCGCCGAACAGGCCCATGTACCGGCCGCGCTCCCGCGGGCTGATGATGTCGGCCATGATGATCTGGCTCAGAGCCGTCAGGCCGCCGGCGCCGAGGCCCTGGACCACGCGGAAGCCGATGAGCATGTTGGTGTCCTGCGAGAAGCCGGCCATCGCGGAGCCCGCGACGAAGATCACGAGGGCGAGCTGGATGAGCAGCTTGCGGTTGAGCAGGTCGGCGAGCTTGCCCCAGATGGGCGTCGACACCGTGGTGGCGAGCAGCGTGCTGGTGACGACCCAGGTGTAGGCGGTCTGGTCGCCGTGCAGTTCGGAGATGATCCGCGGCATCGAGGTCGACACGACCGTGCCCGCGAGGATCGAGACGAACATCCCGAGCAGGAGTCCGGAGAGGGATTCGAGCACCTGCCGGTGCGACATCACGACCGGTGACCCATCCCTGGAGAGCGTTGTTGACATGTGGATCCTTCGCACGATTGGTTGACGACGATCAACCATATATAATTAGGTGACCAAAGTCAACTAACAACGTACATGACTGCAAAATTTCCTTCTATGCAAACTTCAACAACCGACGGCCTCCGCGAGCGCAAGAAGGCCCAGGTCAGAGCCGACCTCGAACGCGCCACCCTGGAACTCGCGCTCGAGCGCGACCTCGACGAGGTGACGGTCGACGAGATCTGTGCGCGCGTTCCGGTCTCCCACCGCACCTTCTTCAATTACTTCGACACGAAGGAGGACGCGCTCTTCGACGTGCGGCGCGCGTGGGGCGACCCGGTGTGGATCGGCCGCCGCCTGACCGACGCGTACCGGGGAAGCGTCGTCGCCGCCCTCGTCGACACCCTGTTCACCGCATCGCTCCCGGACGAGCAGGATGCGGAACTCCGCGAGGCGCGCATGCTCA is from Leifsonia sp. 466MF and encodes:
- a CDS encoding ATP-binding cassette domain-containing protein is translated as MTAAADSHDLIRVQGARENNLKDVSVELPKRRLTVFTGVSGSGKSSLVFGTIAAESQRMINETYSAFVQGFMPSLARPDVDVLEGLTTAIIVDQERMGANARSTVGTVTDANAMLRILFSRLGRPHIGSPQAFSFNIPSVTGRGAITVGGKTESREFTQLGGMCPRCEGMGSVSDIDLTQLFDDSKSLAEGAITIPGYTADGWAVRIIGSSGFVPADKPIREFTEQERQDFLYKEPVKVKIEGINMTYEGLVPKVQKSMLSKDVDAMQPHIRAFVERAVTFATCPECGGTRLSEGARSSKIAGISIADACAMQITDLSDWVRGLDEPSVRPLIKNLQHLLDSFVDIGLGYLSLDRPSGTLSGGEAQRTKMIRHLGSSLTDVTYVFDEPTVGLHPHDIQRMNELLLQLRDKGNTVLVVEHKPEAIAIADHVVDLGPRAGSAGGEVVFEGTVEELRSSDTLTGRHLDDRAHLKKAVRTPKGALEVRGASEHNLQGVDVDIPLGVLVVVTGVAGSGKSSLIHGSVAPRDGVVSVDQGAIRGSRRSNPATYTGMLEPIRKAFAKANGVKPALFSANSEGACPNCNGAGVIYTDLGVMAGVSTVCEVCEGKRFDESVLEYHLGGRDISEVLAMPVTEAEEFFAGGEAKLPAAHAILQRLSDVGLGYLTIGQPLTTLSGGERQRLKLATHMAEKGGVYVLDEPTTGLHLADVEQLLGLLDRLVDAGKSVIVIEHHQAVMAHADWIIDLGPGAGHDGGRLVFEGTPADLVVARSTLTGEHLARYVGA
- a CDS encoding dihydrofolate reductase family protein encodes the protein MGRIVFDTAATINGWIADEHDSLSWLFAVPGGEEPDESLIPRGATVMVEGRTTYEWVLRESGILEAPEKWQEFHGTRPTFVFTHRELPVPEGADIRFVSGSVADALPAIREAAGDGDIWVVGGGDLAGQFFDAGALDELAVSIAPVALTGGAPLFPRRVESDRLHLESAEAVGQFARLRYRILAAESTA
- a CDS encoding PHP domain-containing protein; the encoded protein is MDAVDALNEIAFWLERELAPSFKVQAFRRAAATIAPFDQEELAARVADGRLKRTKGIGDRTFQVIAQAVEGSVPDYLADLRERNAQPLETAGADLLAQLRGDLHSHTEWSDGTVPIEVMAAAAATLGREYQAITDHSPTLTVASGLSAERLEEQLDVIARLDTGSVTLLRGIEVDILEDGTLDQTPDLLDRLDVVVGSVHSKLRSDKRTMTKRMLGGIRDPHTNVLGHCTGRLVQGSRGTRPPSEFDADAVFAACVENQVAVEINSRPERQDPPDDLIQRALDAGCFFSIDTDAHAPGQLDFLAYGAARAAANGVPADRIITTWPLDRLRTWLAKS
- a CDS encoding MarR family winged helix-turn-helix transcriptional regulator, translating into MDNTDRVAAGSAATLPAAPEPASDAAISEVEEQFTRLFNQVGTAMRDRAVRIHPDLQPGSYKLLTTIVRSGPIHAGALAATLYTDKSVISRQVKLLEDMGFIERKTDPTDRRASFIAATPEAIEKVNEVRAADQATLYRGLRRWGEKDVRRLAELLGRLNEVTG
- a CDS encoding MDR family MFS transporter — encoded protein: MSHRQVLESLSGLLLGMFVSILAGTVVSTSMPRIISELHGDQTAYTWVVTSTLLATTVSTPIWGKLADLLNRKLLIQLALVIFVAGSAMAGFSQDTNMLIGFRVVQGLGAGGLTALSQIIMADIISPRERGRYMGLFGGVMAVGTVGGPLIGGLLTDSIGWRWNFFVGVPVAVVAIILLQFTLRLPKRPARKVRIDYLGAIFLAAGVSLLLIWVSLAGKNFDWWSAETMWMVGGSIALIVATIVTELVVKEPIIPLGMFKNRTFTLAVIASISVGVAMFGTSVFLGQYMQLARGATPTESGLLTLPMILGLLLSSMIVGNLISRFGKWKGFMIAGSVLLTAGLYLMSTIEYDTNYGLVSLYMLVLGAGVGMVMQNLVLIVQNTVRPDQLGAASSNVAFFRSLGGTIGVSVMGSILGTAVKDMMADRHQELLTAVGKLGAKGVAAAKSLQSGTLPEVNTLPVPIRTIVESVYGQAVADIFLVAVPLAIISVIAILFLPNIKLGSKTAIERMREENGETPLEAAEENAVEVAEALIGAPATGSVAAVRRAGDGDSPAGNGR
- a CDS encoding TetR/AcrR family transcriptional regulator, encoding MQTSTTDGLRERKKAQVRADLERATLELALERDLDEVTVDEICARVPVSHRTFFNYFDTKEDALFDVRRAWGDPVWIGRRLTDAYRGSVVAALVDTLFTASLPDEQDAELREARMLIAARHSGLLRRRLGRFDDLRSGLVSAVAAFLTDVSRDDDDTPRPAPDGEDAAARAELLVVACIAAIRIAVREWAEAGGDGSAAEVADRAVAITRSVAPFVR